A genomic segment from Tuwongella immobilis encodes:
- a CDS encoding DUF1028 domain-containing protein, whose translation MATQRRHLALALLTVGMLGLTLTASQSSDSRSLPPNDPLVCTFSIVGHDPKTNEWGIAVASKYLAVGSAVPFAQAKVGAIATQSYVNVLYGPQGLELLQKHSAEETIQKLTEPDKGRDFRQLGIVDSQGRAAQFTGPRCMPWAGGKLGTHFACQGNLLAGPEVVDAMASAFEATQGPLAWRLMAALEAGDAKGGDKRGKQSAAILVVAPNRGPNGMSDRYLDFRVDDAKEPIPELARILALRLPRPKPMPNAEKP comes from the coding sequence ATGGCTACTCAACGTCGTCACCTCGCGCTGGCACTTTTGACTGTGGGCATGCTGGGGCTGACGCTCACCGCGTCGCAATCCTCGGATTCGCGGTCGCTGCCGCCGAATGATCCGTTGGTTTGCACTTTCTCGATCGTCGGTCACGATCCCAAAACCAACGAATGGGGCATTGCCGTTGCCTCCAAATATCTCGCCGTCGGATCGGCAGTCCCGTTCGCACAAGCGAAAGTCGGAGCGATTGCCACCCAAAGCTACGTCAACGTGCTGTACGGCCCCCAGGGATTGGAGTTGCTGCAAAAGCATTCCGCCGAAGAGACCATTCAGAAACTGACCGAACCCGACAAAGGCCGCGATTTTCGGCAACTCGGCATCGTCGATTCGCAAGGTCGAGCGGCCCAATTCACCGGGCCACGCTGCATGCCATGGGCTGGCGGCAAACTCGGTACCCATTTCGCCTGTCAGGGGAATTTGCTCGCCGGTCCCGAAGTGGTAGACGCGATGGCCAGCGCATTTGAAGCAACGCAAGGTCCGCTCGCATGGCGATTGATGGCCGCACTCGAAGCCGGTGATGCCAAAGGGGGCGACAAGCGCGGCAAACAATCCGCCGCCATTTTGGTGGTGGCCCCCAATCGTGGCCCGAACGGAATGAGCGATCGCTACTTGGATTTCCGCGTGGATGATGCCAAGGAGCCGATTCCCGAATTGGCCCGCATTCTGGCCCTGCGACTGCCACGACCGAAACCGATGCCCAACGCCGAGAAACCGTAA
- a CDS encoding NADH:flavin oxidoreductase/NADH oxidase, protein MSQLFSPYSLKDVTLRNRVAVSPMCQYSSEDGFPNDWHLVHLGSRAVGGAGLVIVEATAVSPEGRISPADSGIWLDDHVPEFAKITRFLKQHGAVAGLQIAHAGRKASARRPWEGDDHIPNDAGGWQTIAPSAVAFGGNLPKVPTEMSLAEIARIQTAFVDAAKRALAAGFEWLELHFAHGYLAHEFYSPLANFRTDAYGGSFENRTRFLRETFDAVRAVWPERLPLTVRLCVTDWLPGGITVEESIELVKQLKSAGMDLLDVSHGFVTPDISQVPWGPGFMIPITGRIRRETSIPTAAGWMITEAHQAEAALVEENADLVLLARELLRDPYWPYHAALALGDERGHTLLPPQYARAARPR, encoded by the coding sequence ATGTCTCAGCTTTTTTCGCCCTACTCGCTCAAGGATGTGACGCTTCGCAATCGGGTGGCGGTGTCCCCGATGTGCCAGTATTCCTCGGAAGATGGCTTCCCCAACGATTGGCATTTGGTGCATTTGGGCTCGCGGGCCGTGGGGGGTGCCGGGCTGGTGATCGTCGAGGCGACGGCGGTTTCTCCCGAAGGACGAATTAGCCCCGCAGATAGCGGCATTTGGCTGGACGATCATGTGCCGGAATTTGCGAAAATCACGCGATTTCTGAAACAACACGGTGCCGTCGCCGGACTGCAAATTGCCCACGCTGGCCGCAAAGCGAGTGCCCGTCGCCCCTGGGAAGGGGACGATCACATCCCCAACGATGCCGGCGGCTGGCAGACGATCGCCCCATCTGCGGTCGCCTTCGGGGGCAATCTCCCGAAGGTCCCCACGGAGATGTCGCTGGCCGAAATCGCTCGCATTCAGACGGCGTTTGTCGATGCCGCCAAGCGTGCCTTAGCCGCCGGGTTTGAATGGCTGGAATTACACTTTGCCCACGGCTATTTGGCCCACGAATTCTATTCGCCGCTCGCCAACTTCCGCACGGATGCCTACGGCGGGAGTTTCGAGAATCGCACGCGATTTCTGCGTGAAACCTTTGATGCCGTCCGCGCCGTTTGGCCCGAGCGACTGCCGCTGACGGTTCGCCTCTGCGTGACCGATTGGCTCCCTGGCGGCATCACGGTCGAAGAATCGATCGAATTGGTCAAGCAGTTGAAATCGGCGGGAATGGATTTGCTCGATGTCAGCCACGGCTTTGTCACACCGGATATTTCGCAAGTGCCGTGGGGGCCGGGATTTATGATCCCCATCACCGGGCGCATTCGCCGCGAAACGAGCATCCCCACCGCTGCCGGGTGGATGATTACCGAAGCCCATCAAGCCGAGGCCGCGCTGGTGGAGGAAAACGCCGACTTGGTGCTGCTGGCGCGGGAGTTGCTCCGCGATCCGTATTGGCCCTATCACGCGGCTCTGGCATTGGGCGATGAACGCGGCCACACGCTGTTGCCCCCGCAATACGCCCGCGCGGCCCGGCCTCGATAG
- a CDS encoding GNAT family N-acetyltransferase encodes MPPTAPPLDWVAIPESPPQLPSWQGHALAEMVVSATQSLTQQVGYVPPWIGYLVRNSSGEWVGTCGFKSPPQSGQVEIAYFTFPEFEGRGIATAMARRLLELAQAADPAVQVIAQTLPMESPSTSILRKLGFRLRGTVHHPDDGDVWEWEQPQPSPGDR; translated from the coding sequence ATGCCACCAACTGCACCGCCGCTGGACTGGGTTGCCATTCCCGAATCGCCGCCGCAACTGCCGTCCTGGCAGGGGCATGCGCTCGCCGAGATGGTCGTCTCGGCGACTCAATCGCTCACGCAACAGGTGGGGTACGTTCCGCCTTGGATTGGCTATCTGGTGCGGAATTCATCCGGGGAATGGGTCGGTACGTGCGGCTTCAAATCGCCGCCGCAATCGGGCCAGGTCGAAATCGCCTACTTCACCTTCCCGGAATTCGAGGGACGCGGCATCGCCACCGCCATGGCCCGTCGATTGCTCGAACTCGCGCAGGCCGCCGACCCCGCCGTGCAAGTCATCGCCCAAACACTGCCCATGGAATCGCCATCCACATCGATTTTGCGAAAACTCGGATTCCGGCTGCGCGGCACGGTCCACCATCCCGACGATGGCGATGTCTGGGAATGGGAACAGCCACAACCATCGCCGGGCGATCGCTGA
- a CDS encoding maleate cis-trans isomerase family protein, whose translation MADVSPPALPLALPDVDAPPMPAFAPRGIVQDGVPLPDFVIDSQRGYPDVRSFRRKFGLLLPATNTSMEYDLWEIIFRNSQATLHGVGLHTTPILTPRPTLQTHADLLAYREQIVTGTRTAAETARLAKPHAIILGMSMEHILPGLAPIRESLDGVRDQHGIPWATWHDAISPALQHFQARRIGLLTPFDAVGNTNAAKLFTDLGFEVVTTFGFACADALHIAHVPDWAKERAILERLAPRGHRLDAIVQCGTNFSIVRVAERLEPQIGIPILGINPVTFWHALRLTGITGPILGGTRLLREATGD comes from the coding sequence ATGGCCGATGTTTCGCCCCCGGCTCTCCCCCTCGCGCTGCCGGATGTCGATGCCCCGCCGATGCCCGCGTTCGCACCGAGGGGCATCGTGCAAGATGGGGTGCCGCTGCCGGATTTCGTCATCGATTCCCAGCGCGGCTACCCCGATGTGCGCAGCTTTCGACGCAAGTTTGGCCTGCTGCTGCCCGCGACCAACACCAGCATGGAATACGATCTTTGGGAGATCATTTTCCGCAATTCGCAGGCCACGCTGCACGGCGTGGGGCTGCACACGACGCCGATTCTGACTCCGCGGCCGACGTTGCAGACGCACGCCGATCTGCTGGCGTATCGCGAGCAAATCGTGACCGGCACCCGCACGGCGGCAGAAACGGCCCGACTCGCCAAACCGCACGCCATCATTCTCGGCATGAGCATGGAGCATATTCTGCCCGGACTCGCCCCGATTCGGGAATCGCTCGACGGGGTGCGTGACCAGCACGGCATCCCCTGGGCGACCTGGCATGATGCCATTTCGCCGGCACTTCAGCATTTCCAGGCCCGGCGAATCGGGTTGCTGACGCCGTTTGATGCGGTGGGAAACACGAATGCGGCGAAATTGTTTACCGATTTGGGATTTGAAGTTGTTACGACATTCGGATTCGCCTGTGCCGATGCGTTACACATCGCCCATGTGCCGGATTGGGCGAAAGAGCGGGCGATTCTCGAACGGCTCGCCCCACGCGGGCACCGCTTGGATGCCATCGTGCAATGCGGCACCAATTTCAGCATCGTGCGCGTCGCGGAACGGCTGGAGCCACAAATCGGCATCCCGATTCTCGGCATCAACCCGGTCACCTTCTGGCACGCCTTGCGGCTCACCGGCATCACCGGGCCAATCCTCGGCGGCACCCGACTGCTCCGCGAAGCAACCGGCGACTAG
- a CDS encoding bifunctional nuclease family protein encodes MRCYFCGLTATRKLLFVQSRRMAREAMVCIDHAEMILQQDQPRPIGESWSQGPLVQVDVEQLHRVVDGSAASGTEAVILQESGGTRRLRLAIGRCEASTIERLLQPQRSDRPLTPEAFARTLHSLGGKLLHVTITALTRGTYFALLRIDQQGHRFEVDIRPSDGIAFAIVCQAAILVHESLLPTVDPSAGRGP; translated from the coding sequence ATGCGATGCTATTTCTGTGGGCTGACCGCCACACGCAAACTCCTCTTTGTGCAATCCCGCCGTATGGCGCGGGAAGCGATGGTCTGCATCGATCACGCCGAGATGATTCTCCAGCAAGACCAACCTCGACCAATCGGAGAGTCCTGGTCGCAAGGTCCGCTGGTGCAAGTGGATGTGGAGCAACTGCATCGGGTGGTGGATGGCAGCGCAGCCAGCGGTACCGAAGCGGTGATCCTGCAAGAAAGCGGCGGCACCCGTCGATTGCGGCTCGCGATTGGTCGCTGCGAGGCCAGCACCATCGAGCGATTATTGCAGCCACAACGAAGCGATCGCCCGCTGACGCCGGAAGCATTCGCCCGCACGCTTCACAGTCTGGGCGGCAAACTGCTGCATGTCACCATCACCGCACTCACGCGGGGCACCTACTTTGCCCTGCTGCGGATCGACCAGCAGGGACACCGATTTGAGGTGGATATTCGCCCCAGCGATGGAATCGCCTTTGCCATCGTCTGCCAAGCGGCGATTCTCGTCCATGAATCGCTGCTGCCGACCGTCGATCCATCCGCGGGGCGTGGCCCGTGA
- a CDS encoding site-2 protease family protein: MRDPMTWSVPFFRLFGIQVRVHLLYILIMFGIVFRSLMTNPAMWVDVLIFTVVMGFAAVLLHEFGHCFAARWVHGEANEVLIWPLGGLAFCDVPHTPRANFITTIWGPGTNLMLFGICGIVLAAASYLPPLNPLQNPYRLELTNWREGRTAIATNDVRYIRKGSTIEVVKPEQILNVEGELYGLSKDKTVRLERATHLGTVPTWVMWVARFAWLNWLLFLLNLIPCFPLDGGRLLQAIVWKRTDARQGMLVATYSSYVVAILLVVLAFAINEVLLLAMAIFVFSLARQQQLSLETQLLDMQFGYDFSQGYTSLERGLDEGEPAKKPRRPNFIKRWLQERAARRLRKEAEQRSADEARMDALLEKISREGKESLTPEERRFLDRVSARYRNRMN; encoded by the coding sequence ATGCGTGATCCGATGACCTGGTCGGTACCGTTTTTCCGACTGTTCGGCATTCAGGTGCGCGTCCACCTGCTGTACATCCTCATCATGTTCGGAATTGTCTTCCGATCGTTGATGACCAATCCCGCCATGTGGGTGGATGTCTTGATTTTCACGGTGGTGATGGGCTTTGCGGCGGTGCTGCTGCACGAGTTCGGCCACTGCTTCGCCGCCCGATGGGTCCACGGAGAAGCCAACGAAGTCCTCATTTGGCCGCTGGGTGGTCTGGCATTTTGCGACGTCCCGCATACCCCGCGTGCCAACTTCATCACCACCATTTGGGGGCCGGGCACCAACTTGATGCTGTTCGGCATTTGCGGCATCGTCCTGGCCGCGGCATCGTATCTGCCCCCGCTCAATCCCCTGCAAAATCCGTATCGACTGGAATTGACCAACTGGCGCGAAGGCCGCACCGCCATCGCCACCAATGATGTGCGCTACATTCGCAAAGGCTCGACCATCGAAGTGGTCAAGCCGGAGCAAATCCTCAACGTCGAAGGCGAACTGTACGGCCTGAGCAAAGACAAAACCGTGCGACTGGAGCGTGCCACCCACTTGGGCACGGTGCCGACGTGGGTGATGTGGGTCGCTCGTTTCGCGTGGCTGAATTGGCTGCTGTTTCTGCTCAATCTCATCCCCTGCTTCCCGCTCGACGGTGGACGATTGCTGCAAGCCATCGTCTGGAAACGGACCGACGCCCGGCAAGGGATGCTGGTCGCCACCTACTCCAGTTACGTCGTGGCGATTCTGCTCGTGGTGCTGGCATTTGCCATCAACGAAGTGCTGCTGCTGGCGATGGCGATTTTCGTCTTCTCGCTGGCCCGGCAGCAACAACTCTCGCTCGAAACCCAATTGCTGGATATGCAGTTCGGCTACGATTTCTCCCAGGGATACACCAGCTTGGAACGCGGACTCGACGAGGGCGAACCCGCCAAGAAACCCCGTCGCCCCAACTTCATCAAACGCTGGTTGCAAGAACGGGCGGCCCGGCGATTGCGCAAGGAAGCCGAACAGCGTTCTGCCGATGAAGCTCGGATGGATGCGCTGCTGGAGAAAATCAGCCGCGAAGGCAAAGAATCGCTCACGCCCGAGGAGCGCCGGTTTCTGGACCGCGTCTCAGCCCGCTATCGCAATCGCATGAATTGA
- a CDS encoding NUDIX hydrolase: MARQIVHTGRKIRVALDTTELPNGEVIRRDMIFHPGAVVILPVLDAERIVLLRNFRFVIDQTLWELPAGTLEPGEPIQHAAERELLEETGYTAGSWRYLGFLYASPGVLDEKLHLFVALDLTPGEAKPEADEQLEPQIVRFDDALAMALRGEILDAKTITGLLLWDRLRHQPATSAQPPSA; this comes from the coding sequence ATGGCTCGCCAGATTGTGCATACCGGGCGAAAAATTCGCGTGGCGCTCGACACCACGGAACTCCCCAACGGAGAAGTCATTCGCCGCGACATGATCTTTCACCCCGGAGCGGTGGTGATCTTGCCAGTATTAGACGCCGAGCGGATCGTCTTGCTTCGGAATTTCCGCTTCGTCATCGATCAAACCCTTTGGGAACTTCCCGCCGGCACGTTGGAACCGGGCGAACCGATCCAGCACGCCGCCGAGCGCGAATTACTCGAAGAAACCGGATACACCGCCGGAAGTTGGCGCTATCTGGGATTCCTCTACGCATCGCCCGGTGTTTTGGACGAAAAGCTCCACTTGTTCGTGGCCTTGGATCTCACCCCCGGCGAGGCGAAACCCGAAGCCGATGAACAACTCGAACCGCAGATCGTGCGATTCGACGATGCCTTGGCCATGGCCTTGCGAGGCGAAATTCTCGACGCCAAAACCATCACCGGCTTGCTGCTCTGGGACCGCCTCCGACATCAACCGGCAACTTCCGCGCAACCACCGTCTGCATAA
- a CDS encoding DUF4394 domain-containing protein has protein sequence MSQKRTAHLRVDSLEERTTPAVAYGLIGGATPQLVAFDTSRPDLALAPQNIVGVTAGEQLVGMDFRPQNGQLYALGVNGGTSTASVYLLSPQTGVATVVGLGGFPVPNLPDPTVAGVRYGVDFNPFVDRLRVTTNQDSSGTGPGLNLRLNPNTGSLVQVDTAINPTPIQIDNVAYTNSSPNAPATTLYTISSEQDSLYIQNGANDGTQTLPIPLSMDVLAVHGFDIDADVVTLVSNDPVASGVAFSILTTATGTGLATVRLTDGTVTMLGQFPAGLTGFVDLAIQSEQPAIAPLGTPMIAIAPNGTTLLRFNSANPGTVTTVDLLGLGTDTLEAIDFRPATGQLYGLALDDPGTSIFLYLIDPQTGSTTQVGPGIVLASGGAATAFGFDFNPTVDRIRVVTNAGDNLRLNPNDGTLVGGAQDGDINPAPAVVAATAYTNSFSQPLGGMGLVTTQYTLDATANTLSIQTPPNNGTQVLSVPITLNGAPLDFDSVNGFDIPANVRAATSGSPVSSGFGFASLTVGGVAGLYSINLVTGEATSLGDIGAGTVFILGLAVAQTPVGSFSFATETANGTEGETLTLTIDRLGGSSGEASVMVTVVGQTADANDVTLSEMLVTFADGQTTATVSVLLNDDTDVEATETLQITLTSPTNGAVLGTINATTVEILDNELAILQFQNPTITGVEGNSVEVRLIRTNKLDTDVSVTLTATGTIDTLPQVVNFPAGVTEISILLTLPDNALVGANPMITLSLIDPSTGSILGAQSTALLTIQDNDQPLPGEPGADRVQVSGQLNGAVQGFRFNAAGELVVDGSAFVAFPGFSGVVRSVVADLNGDGIGDEIFGVGPGGVSLIRAIDGATGQDLAPIITAYEETFTGGVFLAAGDFNGDGLAEIVLSPDVGGGGRVIILGLENGQLVQRGNFFGIDDLEFRGGARVTVGDINGDLTPDLIVAAGFGGGPRVAVFNGLTVFQQSPTKITPDFFAFPGEDAITLRNGVFLTAGDFNGDGFDDLAFGGGPGGGPRVFVLSGQLIASGQVADAQAAPIANFFAFDSSLRGGVRLTTKQSTAFVDELIVASGENEAATLQIYRQATLQANPASPTPDQIVNPFASEVLANGVFVG, from the coding sequence ATGTCGCAGAAGCGAACCGCTCATCTCCGGGTTGATTCGTTGGAAGAACGAACCACGCCCGCGGTTGCGTATGGCCTGATTGGTGGAGCCACCCCACAATTGGTCGCCTTTGATACCAGTCGCCCCGATTTGGCATTGGCTCCGCAGAATATCGTCGGAGTCACGGCCGGTGAGCAATTGGTGGGCATGGATTTCCGACCTCAAAACGGGCAACTGTATGCCCTTGGGGTCAATGGTGGTACCAGCACGGCGTCGGTTTATTTGCTGTCGCCACAAACCGGCGTTGCCACGGTGGTGGGCTTGGGCGGATTCCCGGTGCCCAATTTGCCCGATCCGACCGTGGCCGGCGTGCGCTACGGCGTCGATTTCAACCCGTTCGTCGATCGACTCCGGGTGACGACCAACCAAGACAGCTCGGGGACGGGGCCGGGACTGAATCTGCGGCTCAATCCAAATACGGGTAGCCTGGTGCAGGTCGATACGGCGATCAACCCCACGCCGATTCAAATCGACAATGTCGCCTACACCAACAGCTCGCCGAATGCGCCGGCAACAACGCTGTATACCATCAGTTCCGAGCAAGATTCGCTGTACATTCAGAATGGTGCGAATGATGGGACGCAAACGCTCCCCATTCCGTTGAGCATGGATGTGCTCGCCGTGCATGGTTTTGATATTGATGCCGATGTGGTGACGTTGGTATCGAATGATCCGGTTGCCAGCGGGGTGGCGTTCAGCATCCTCACCACGGCAACCGGGACCGGCTTGGCGACCGTGCGATTGACCGATGGCACCGTGACCATGCTCGGCCAATTTCCGGCGGGACTGACTGGATTTGTCGATCTCGCGATCCAGTCCGAACAGCCGGCCATCGCCCCGCTTGGCACGCCGATGATCGCCATCGCTCCCAACGGCACGACACTGCTGCGATTCAACAGCGCCAATCCGGGCACGGTGACGACGGTTGACCTCCTTGGCCTGGGGACCGATACCCTGGAAGCCATCGACTTCCGCCCGGCGACTGGCCAACTCTACGGTCTTGCCCTGGACGATCCGGGGACATCGATCTTCCTGTATTTGATTGATCCGCAAACCGGGTCAACCACACAAGTTGGGCCGGGGATCGTGTTGGCCTCGGGTGGAGCCGCGACGGCATTCGGCTTCGATTTCAATCCCACGGTCGATCGCATTCGGGTGGTCACGAATGCCGGCGATAACTTGCGGCTGAATCCGAATGATGGAACGCTGGTCGGCGGTGCGCAAGATGGGGACATCAATCCGGCTCCGGCGGTGGTGGCTGCGACCGCGTACACCAATAGCTTCAGCCAGCCCCTCGGTGGCATGGGGTTGGTGACGACCCAATACACACTGGATGCGACCGCAAACACGCTGTCGATTCAGACACCGCCGAACAATGGCACTCAGGTTCTGAGTGTGCCCATCACACTCAACGGGGCACCGCTCGACTTTGATTCGGTGAATGGATTTGACATTCCTGCCAATGTGCGGGCCGCTACCTCGGGAAGTCCAGTCTCCTCCGGATTCGGGTTCGCCAGTCTGACGGTGGGCGGAGTGGCCGGGTTGTACTCCATCAACCTGGTGACTGGCGAAGCCACGTCGCTGGGGGATATTGGTGCTGGCACGGTGTTCATCCTCGGCCTCGCGGTCGCTCAAACTCCCGTGGGGTCGTTCTCCTTCGCCACCGAGACTGCGAACGGAACCGAAGGCGAGACGCTCACGCTGACAATCGACCGCCTGGGGGGAAGCAGCGGCGAAGCCTCGGTAATGGTGACGGTGGTGGGGCAAACCGCAGATGCCAACGATGTCACGCTTTCGGAAATGCTGGTGACATTCGCAGATGGACAGACGACCGCCACGGTTTCCGTCCTGCTGAACGACGACACCGACGTGGAAGCGACCGAAACGCTGCAAATCACGCTGACCTCGCCGACCAACGGGGCCGTGCTGGGGACCATCAACGCCACCACGGTGGAAATCCTGGATAACGAACTGGCGATCCTGCAATTCCAGAATCCCACAATCACCGGGGTCGAAGGGAACAGCGTCGAAGTGCGCTTGATTCGGACCAACAAACTGGATACCGATGTCAGCGTGACGCTGACCGCCACGGGCACGATTGACACCTTGCCGCAGGTGGTGAATTTCCCCGCCGGAGTCACCGAAATCAGCATCCTCCTGACGTTGCCAGACAATGCGTTGGTCGGTGCCAATCCGATGATTACGCTCAGCCTGATCGATCCCAGCACGGGGTCGATTCTCGGAGCCCAATCGACGGCACTGCTGACGATCCAAGACAACGACCAACCGTTGCCGGGCGAGCCGGGAGCGGATCGGGTGCAGGTTTCCGGCCAACTGAACGGGGCCGTGCAAGGCTTCCGATTCAATGCGGCGGGTGAATTGGTCGTCGATGGGAGCGCATTCGTCGCATTCCCCGGATTCTCGGGCGTGGTGCGCTCCGTGGTGGCGGATCTGAACGGCGACGGAATCGGCGATGAAATCTTCGGCGTCGGACCGGGCGGAGTCTCGCTGATTCGGGCGATCGACGGTGCCACGGGGCAAGATCTCGCGCCAATCATCACCGCCTACGAAGAAACCTTCACCGGCGGGGTCTTCTTGGCAGCGGGCGATTTCAACGGCGATGGATTGGCCGAGATTGTCCTGTCGCCGGATGTCGGCGGCGGTGGCCGGGTGATCATTCTTGGATTGGAAAATGGTCAACTGGTGCAGCGGGGGAACTTCTTCGGCATCGACGATCTCGAATTCCGCGGCGGTGCTCGGGTGACGGTGGGCGACATCAACGGCGACCTCACGCCGGATCTGATTGTCGCGGCTGGCTTTGGCGGCGGACCGCGCGTGGCCGTGTTCAACGGCTTGACCGTGTTCCAGCAATCGCCCACGAAGATTACGCCGGACTTCTTCGCGTTCCCCGGTGAGGATGCGATTACCCTGCGCAATGGCGTGTTCCTGACCGCGGGCGATTTCAATGGCGATGGCTTCGACGATCTAGCATTCGGCGGTGGGCCGGGCGGCGGGCCGCGCGTGTTCGTCCTCTCGGGGCAACTGATTGCCTCCGGGCAGGTGGCCGATGCGCAGGCCGCTCCGATTGCCAACTTCTTTGCCTTTGATTCGTCGCTTCGTGGTGGCGTGCGGTTGACGACCAAGCAATCGACGGCGTTTGTCGATGAATTGATTGTGGCCAGCGGTGAAAATGAAGCCGCCACGCTGCAAATCTATCGCCAGGCGACGCTGCAGGCCAATCCTGCGTCGCCAACGCCGGATCAAATCGTGAATCCGTTTGCGAGCGAAGTGCTTGCCAACGGCGTATTTGTGGGGTAA
- a CDS encoding DUF1254 domain-containing protein has translation MIRCLALLGMLVAGHGAGVGMGTVQAQSLPPVAEFQAIAEEAMLYGYPLVMNYKVIYESYIDQKSSQYRGPLSQLVNTGRVFTPKDTSVVTPNSDTPYSFFCADLRAEPMVLTLPKIDASRYVSVQLVDWYTANYGYLGSRTTGNGGGNYLLVGPDWKGEQPKGIDRVFRCETEFTFAIIRTQLFSPNDLDNVRTIQAGYRLQPLSKFLGESAPAPSAAVKWPAITSESADANLLSYAAFLLQFCPPVGTAAVEVPLRERFARIGLVAGKPFEAEKLPAEYREALKAAKQAANAKIKDRVLNLGKNQNGWRVGAAFGNRAFYRGDWLARAASAAAGIYGNDAAEALYPMLTLDADGKRPDCTTNRYVLTFPAGKLPPVDAFWSVTMYDATTQLLVENPLNRYLINSPMLPDLKRNADGSLSILISHESPGKDWESNWLPAPKGPIFVVMRLYRPQAAALSGDWQPPPVVRMTTATPAK, from the coding sequence GTGATTCGATGTCTCGCCCTATTGGGGATGTTGGTCGCCGGGCATGGCGCTGGCGTGGGCATGGGCACTGTCCAGGCTCAATCGTTGCCTCCCGTTGCCGAATTTCAAGCGATCGCCGAAGAGGCGATGCTTTATGGTTACCCGTTGGTGATGAATTACAAGGTGATTTATGAATCGTACATCGATCAGAAATCGTCGCAGTATCGCGGGCCACTGTCGCAATTGGTGAATACCGGGCGAGTGTTTACCCCCAAAGATACCTCGGTGGTGACGCCCAATAGTGATACGCCGTATTCGTTTTTCTGTGCGGATCTCCGGGCCGAGCCAATGGTGCTGACGCTGCCGAAAATCGATGCCAGCCGCTATGTTTCGGTGCAGCTCGTCGATTGGTACACCGCCAATTATGGCTATTTGGGCAGTCGCACGACGGGCAACGGTGGCGGGAATTATCTGCTGGTCGGGCCGGATTGGAAGGGGGAGCAGCCCAAGGGAATCGATCGCGTGTTCCGCTGCGAAACGGAATTCACCTTCGCAATCATCCGCACGCAACTGTTTTCACCGAACGATTTGGACAATGTCCGCACCATTCAGGCGGGCTACCGATTGCAACCGCTGTCGAAGTTTCTCGGCGAATCGGCCCCGGCTCCGAGCGCGGCGGTGAAGTGGCCCGCGATCACGAGCGAATCCGCAGATGCGAATTTGTTATCGTATGCGGCGTTTCTGTTGCAATTCTGCCCGCCGGTGGGGACGGCGGCGGTGGAAGTGCCGTTGCGCGAACGCTTTGCGCGGATTGGCCTTGTCGCGGGAAAGCCGTTTGAGGCCGAGAAACTCCCCGCCGAATACCGCGAGGCACTGAAGGCCGCGAAGCAGGCGGCAAATGCGAAAATCAAAGATCGTGTGCTGAATCTGGGCAAAAATCAGAACGGCTGGCGGGTCGGGGCGGCGTTTGGGAATCGGGCGTTTTACCGGGGCGATTGGCTGGCACGGGCCGCTTCGGCTGCGGCGGGCATTTACGGGAATGATGCCGCCGAAGCGCTCTATCCCATGCTGACGCTCGATGCCGACGGCAAGCGACCGGATTGCACGACGAATCGGTATGTGTTGACCTTCCCAGCCGGGAAGTTGCCGCCGGTCGATGCATTCTGGTCGGTGACGATGTACGATGCAACCACGCAATTGCTGGTCGAGAATCCGCTGAATCGGTATCTGATCAACTCGCCGATGCTGCCGGATCTGAAGCGAAATGCCGATGGTTCGCTATCGATCTTGATCTCGCATGAATCGCCGGGCAAAGATTGGGAATCGAATTGGCTCCCGGCTCCAAAAGGGCCGATTTTCGTAGTCATGCGGCTGTATCGGCCCCAAGCGGCGGCGCTATCCGGTGATTGGCAGCCGCCACCGGTGGTCCGTATGACAACGGCCACCCCCGCGAAATAA